TAGCCAGAAACCGTCGACAGAAGTTGCTGATAGAGGCCGACAGTAACCCGAAGTGGACAAAGACCCCTCCCAAGGAATGGTTTTCTCCCGAACCTGCCCTCGTATTGTCAAAGCTAAGACGAGTAGGCTTTCGAGATCTCCGTATTGCCAGGCTCGAGAGCAATCTCATCATAAAGTCTAGTGCAGCGAGGAACCTCCTCCATAGTTGGGATGTTAGAAGTAGATTCTGGAAGACACACAAGGTGGAGCTAGCAAGCAAAGGCTTGGAAGTCCCCGATTGGGTGATAGTGTCAGGTCGCAAGCCCTAGGTAACCGGCTTACAGTTTAGGTCTTGGCATGGAGGAAAAATGGGATTCGATCAGCGGGAAGGCGAGCAAATGCTCGGCTTACTTATGCGGTCCCGCTTGTCTCGGTCTCTTTGGTTCGTTCCATCGTCCCGCCGCATCCGCAGCCGGGTCCGCAGCAGCAACAACTCAAATCACGCTTCACCTCGGTTAGTCAGGAACGGTAGTGGTTTCTAAGGCGGCGGTCGCAACATCATTTCGTTCACACCTTAGGCAGGCCAAGTTAGGGATCACTTCAACACGGATAGGCTTGGCTTTCGACAGTTTTGCTCGATGTTTTCGATTCTGACTTGTTCCCAAAGGTCCAAGATACCTCCCATTCTCGTCCCGATATTCGATAAAGGGAAACCTATGACAGAAACTAGCTTCCCATATTCTCACCCACGGAAATACTATCTTGTCAAGATCTACATAACGAGCCTCGGGAACTATCCAAAGGAGTTTCTCAATAGCTTCACCAGATTGAATCATGAACAATAGTCGAGTTAAGTGGCCTTGAATGTGAAGAGGGTTGAAACTCGGCATTTCCTCTTCAAAAAGAACGATCTTACCATCGTTCGTAATTGCTGCTCCATCCCATCGAAAGATGAGACATAAATCTGATTGAGGATCATGATACCCGAATACTCCACCATCTCTAGATGTTGTTCGACGCTGAAGATTCAACCTTCGAACTAGTCGAGCGACAGAAATCATTGCGTTTCAAAAACACTGAGATAGCTATTAGCTAGAGATGCCTGAATCATGCAACATTTCCAACCGCTCAAGCTGTCGATCAGTGAAAAAAAGGTGGGACTTTGTGAGATCTCGGCTTGAATTAGCCGATGGCTATGGTGTATTATCAATGCCTGGTCCGCCACTGCAACCGCAGGAGCAGCCACAGCCTGAGCAGCAACAATTCTCCACTCTCACTTCACCTCTGCAAGTAACGTTAGTTACGAAAGTGAAGTATTTAGGCTAGGAAGTTACCAAGAAGTAACTAGATGAAGGAATGGTAAGGACGAAGGAAGGAGAACCATGCTGCATCTGCCCATGTCCATGTGAAGGAATAATCGAGATTATCGGCAAGAAGTGGGCCCTCTGCGTCCTGGCTCTACTAGGCAACGATGGGACGCTCCGCTTCAACAAGCTAGCAGAAAGACTCCCAGGAATAAGCGCGAAGACACTAACAGAAGTTCTGAAAGACCTTCAACGAACAGGGCTAGTCAAGCGTCAAGCCTTCGCCGAAATCCCACCACGAGTGGAATACCATCTGACAAAAGAAGGAAACGAGTTGACAATGCTAGTGGCACCGTTGATGATCTGGGCTGACAACAGGACAGGGCTTATCAAGCTGGAATCCTAGGACGCTTGATTCTAGATTCAACAATTCTTAGAGCCTGCTCTTCAAGCTGCGCTGCTTCCTTCCGAAGCTCGGAGACCTTTCTTGAGATCTTTTCCACATACTTTTGATCATCAAGACTCGCTAAATTGATCACGACATTGCTTGCCGCTCCTTCAACAGCTGCTCGCGCCGCTGAGACCGCAGTGACTAAATCGGACAGCGCGTTTGTGGAGCCTTTCTCCGCGACCTCGCTAGCTAATCGGAGAACCTCCGCTGAAGTTTCAAGAGTTGAAAGTGGGACCTCAGATGCCTCGATAGTTGCTTCTGCAATGGCCTTCTTTCGAACTTCAGGCTGATCCTTTGAGAGCTTGAACGCTTTCATCACCAAGTCAAAGGCCCTAGTGTCTTCTACAACGAGCTGTAGAAGTCTCTGGCGAAGAGCTTCGCCCTCCTTTACTACCTCTGCAAGCTTTTCTGCACTAGGTGGCGCGTCCTTTTTTCCCAGCGTGATCCGGGCAACCATGCAGACCAGCCCTGCTGCCAGTGCGCCCATGTACGCGGAGACGCTTCCGCCTCCCGGAGTTGCCTTCTTGGATGCGACTTCTTCGCTGAACAAGGCCAAGCTTTGGTCGGTCAATATTGATGGCTTGGGGGCGAAGAGCTTCCTCTCCAAGACTTGATCTCGACTGAAATTCTCGAGGCGCAAATAGAACTCCGCCGAGTCAACTAGCGCATCCATGGGCGTTAGTCCTACGATTTCGCTGCCGACAACTGGAGTGCCATAGCGGTCTGCGAATAGTTTGACGAGTTCGTATGCCTTGAACAATTGACTCTTGCGATAATTCGTCAGGTTCATTGACACCTGGACTAATCCTCGCTCTTTCAGCTCGAACCCGAGAGCCTTTACGAATGATAGACCGCCGTCCTTCGCTCGTAATTGATGAGCTATTTTCTTCGCGACGTCTAGGTCACTCGTTCCAAGGTTGACGTTGTAAGCTATCAGAATCTCGCGGGCTCCAACAGCCGTCGCGCCAGCGGTAGGATGAATCTTCTCGGGACCGAAGTCCGGTTTTCTCGCCGGCTTTTTACCGATCTTGTCTCGAAGGCCTTCAAACTCTCCCTCCCGGACATCAGCAAGGTTCTTCCTTTCAGGGACCGTGGCCGCTTCTTCGTATAAGAAGACGGGCACATGGAATTTCTCAGTGAATTCTTTCCCGAAGGCGCGAGCCAGGGAGACGCATTCTTCCATCGAAATGCCAGATATTGGAACAAAGGGTACGACATCTACCGCACCCATCCGTGGATGCTCGCCTTTGTGATTTCTCAGATCGATAAGCTCGATCGCCTTTTGGCTCGCAGCTAATGCAGCATCTTTCACTGGTCCAGGCTCGCCGACGAAGCTTATCACGGACCGGTTGTGGTCCGGGTTGGACTCGACATCTAGAAGAATTACGCCAGGGGTCTTTCTTATGGCGTCCGCGATGGATTCGATGACATCTTTTCTTCGGCCCTCGCTGAAGTTAGGAACACACTCGACTAGCCGCAACCTTTTCGCCCTACGAGACTGAAGAGCCTGATTCCTTAAAGATTCAAACAGCTGGATGCCTGATGGATTCTAGCCTCTGAGGAAGCCTCGAAACTGTCGTTCTGCCCTCAATCGGGTCTCAATCTGGTCCAATCGGCTTTGCAGTTTCTCGATTATGGAGTCGACTTGATCGGACCTCCGATCTAGTTTTCCCAGGCGTTCTTCAATCTGGTCAAGTCGGCGCTCCGTCTTCTTGACTCGTTCCTCGCTCATACGATACAATCTCGCAGAAGTCAATTCAAAGCTTATCGATAGCAATCATTGGGGAGTTGACTCATCATTGTTCCCGTTCGATACGCTCTTTGTCCTCTTCCTCTTCGATCATCAATCTTCTCCCTTGTCGGAAAGACCAAGACCTTCTTCCTAGATTGCCAAAGATCGCGGTCACGGTGACAGTGAGGCCAGTTGGGATGAGCAACATGCTCCAGGGGGAGAAAAAAACCAGTCCAGGAATTAGAATTGCCAGTCCGGCTGCAGTTCCACCTAGAACTTTCACAACGCCCTTCTTCCGCATTTGACGAGTCAGCTGCCTCTCCGCCACACGTCTTTTGAATTCATCCTCTAACTCAACCTGTTCCACGGATTCAGTCATTGGAGATACGGTCGACAGGTTTTCTCCGCAGACCCCGCAAGTAGACTCTTCGTCGGGGCCAATCGATCCGCAACCAGGACACTTCTTCAATCAGAACTTCTCCTTGATAGAAAAAAGTCGAACGATGTTCCTAGGGAAGTCCCGCTCTGTTAGCTTATTCTTTGCGGTCACTAAGACGGGCTCCAAGCTAGAGAAGCTGAATCGTATGATCAACCAGTTTCTCGAAGTCTCCTCTGAAGTAGAATTCTCCCTTGAAAGGTCTGCCTTCTACTGCGTGCTTGTACCAGTATCTGTCATCCTCCCACATCTGGTCAAATGGAGGGTGGTCGGTTGGAAACCACTGGAGGACGCCTTCCTTGCCTTCCTTTATTGTGCCGTGAAATTCGGTCGTGAGAAAAACGTGTGCTATCCAGTCAGGGTTTTCACGTCCGTCATGTTTGAAAAAGGCAAGGGTTCCAACGCGTCTTGGTCCTTGGACGACCAGACCAGTTTCTTCGTGGACTTCTCTCACAGCGCATTGTTCGGCATCCTCGTTGGGGTGTAGTTTTCCACCTGGTGCGTTCCATTTTCCGGCTCCGAAGAGTCCGGGGTTCTTTTTCAGCAACAGGACCCTGTTATCATGAAGAATGAAGCATAGGGTTGCGTGGATAGTCATCTAGTCAAATCAATGGTTGCGTTTCTGTTTCAGCAGGATGATGGCCTGTGCAAGGTCCCCGCCTGATTGTCGAAGTGCGTTCGTCGCTTCTTCTGCGGACACTCCTGCTTGTGAGGCGACAAGCTTCACGTCATCGTCAGAGCCTCCGCCTATTCCCTCCTCCCTCATCGTTCCTCCTCCGACTTGGTAGACTGTCTGTCCCTGTACGGTCACAGTAGCGACTTCGGGATTGTCAATAACGATTCTCCTGGTCGGGGTTTCCATGATCACTTTTGTGACGTCGTCTAGTTGTTGGACTTGCATGCCCATGCGTTGCATCATCCGGTTTGCTTCGCGGGGGTTGATCTTTCCTCGACGCATCATCACGAAATCGCTGTCTCCACGCGTTCAGGGATTGTTAAGCCTATTCAGAATCCGCAACGCCATGGCGAACCTTCACTGCTAACCCGATTTTGAAGCTCTGCATCTCTATCGCGTTGAAGAAGGATCTTCCGACAGCAAGCAAGCGGTCCTTCTTGTCCACCACCAGAACCTCCTCTTGAGGCCGCAGCTCGGGATCCACGCCTGTCACGTGTTTGGCGAACACGTTTCCACCCTTTCTGATGAATGACTCGACTCCTGGTGTGACCGTGACTCGGAGTTTCGGCGTCTTGAACACACGCTTCAACGCGAGTCCTCCATTCACCGTGAGCGCTAGAAGCCCGTCTTTGGGGCGATACGTGGCCAGTAATTTCCCATCATTGTACACGTGGCGTATTCTATGTGTATTCGGGGATCGTACGATTAGTATTGACGGGGGAAAGGCTTTCTCGGCTCCTCGCCCAAACTGGTATGCTGCGACAGCCCTGATCCTTCTTAGTTCGTGGAGCTGGGGTTTGACAGGCTGAAGCGGCATTGCTGTTCCGATAGCTAATTAAGCTGGGTCGGAGCCTATTTCTATTGTTTCTCGCCGCGAGGTCTTGTAGCAACCATTGTACTGTGAGGTTTGCGGGAACGAGATTGTCGGTAGACCCGCCCGGTCCCTTGTCGAAGGCGCGACCCTGATTGTTTGCCAGCAATGTTCGAGCTTGGGGAAGGAGCTTCCAGGCTTTCCCGAGAGAAAGCGCGGAACAGCCCGTCTCGGCCCGGTGCCATCCCACACTAGAACTCCACTCGAGAGTCTTCCGAAAGCAATTGAGGAGTCGGATCTAGTGGAGGATTATCCTGAGATCGTGAAGGAAGGTCGTGAGAAGCTGGGCTTGTCGCAGACGGATCTCGCGTTCAAGGCGAAGGAGAAGCTGACGGTTATCCAGAAGATCGAGTTGGGCAAGATCGTGCCTACGATGCGGTTGACCAAGGAATTGGAACATATTCTAAGGGTCAAACTGCTTGCTCCGCGAGGTGAGCTCGAGGTTTCCACAGTACCAGTCAAACAAGCCGGCCCTAGAGAGCTAACCCTCGGCGATATCGCGCTCGTAAGGCATCGAGAGCCCGAAAGCAAGTAACAGTGCAGGGGCCCAACCTGACCCATAAACCAGCATTCCCCCATCTAGCCATCGCAAACCGTCTCTCATTGTAACTATTTTTTCGCCCAACCTTTCTTTCGGCCTAACTATTCTTTTTCCGTTAACTATTCTGTGAACCCCGGGGTGGTCCTTTTTTTCCATGCCGCGCTCTTCGTGAACCCTGAGAATTTCACGTTCAGCCGCCCTTGCTGGTCCTGTCGCTCTTCGTGGCCCGAACTCCCGGCAGAGAAATCGCCCATTTCTAGCCCTGATCCCGATTCTGGGCCATTCCCTAGATTTCGCGGTCTAATCGTTCGGGAATCGCCGGGATAACTCAGGCAAACACTTCTCCATCAAAGCCTAGATCACGCTCCGAATCGGCCGACTCGCCTATAATCAATGCCAGATGGGAAATTTTTCAGGAGAAAAGGGGGGTATTAGCGATAGGGTCTCGAGACGCAGGAGCGGTTTCCCGGAAGACCGCGAACGTGGCGTTCAATTCTCTTCGTAAAGCATTATTTACTTTGAGACTGTCGCGCTAAGCATGGCTTCTCTGAGCCGAGCAAAGACGCTGGGTGGAGTAGGCTCCATACTCGTTCTTCTAGGCGCTATTCCCAATGTAGGATTCGTCCTCGCAATTATAGGCTTCATCCTAATTCTCGTAGCTGTCAAGAATGTCTCCGAGTCCGTCAACGAGCCTGGTATCTTCAGCAACATGATAATCGCTGTTCTCCTGGCAATAGTCGGACTCGTAGTGTTCGGCGTCATAGTGATCGCGGCGTTTTTGTCGTTCTTCAACTTCGGTCGGGTTGGAACCTTCACTCCGGGAACCGTACCGCCCGGTTTCCTGGGAGCCATAGGACTCCTCATCGTCGGACTAGTGGTCGTCTGGGTCTTCTATCTGGTCTCGGCAATATTCATCCGTAAAAGCTACGACAGGATAGGTTTGAGATTGAACGTGAACATGTTTCAGACAACAGGCCTCTTATACCTGATAGGTGCCGCCCTCACCATCGTCCTAGTCGGAATCCTGATCATCCTCATCGCAGAGATACTCCAGATCGTAGCCTTCTTCTCAATACCTGACCAGCTCCCACCATCAATGCCACCCCAGCAATCTTGGGGACCACCAACACCGCCAGCACCAATGCCTCCATCTCAACCCCCGACACAATAGGGCCCCCTCCAAGACCGTCGTCGTTACACAGCAAACATCTAGCTCCGCCCTTCGGGCTTATGAGGAAGGGCCAAGCGCATCACGTGGCCCCACGGCGAAACCTACCGGACCAGTAAGAGAAATGACGAAGTTTCTGATAGGACAAACTGGCGACGGAAAACCGTTCACCATCGACCCTACCGGCCTCACTAAACACACAATCGTATTCGGAGCAACCGGATCCGGAAAGACAGTTCTCTGCAAGTCAATAATGGAAGAGGCCTCCAGTCGTGGAACGCCAGTAATCGCGATAGACCCGAAGGGGGACATAGGATGCTTAGCCATACGCTCCGAGAACTTCAGTTTCAGACCCTTTTCTGACAACGAGGCCAAGCTTCTCGGCAAAACCCCAGAAGACTACTCGAAGGAACTTGCCAGCCAATACCTTGACAGCTACACTGCTTTAGCTCGCGACGATGATGAGCTGAGCCGTTTCGTCGAAAAGACCGATGTACGGATCTTCACTCCTCGGTCAAGCACAGGCCTCCCAGTCTCCATGTCGCCAAGGCTGACTCCGCCCAAAGACTTCGCAAAGACGATGGGAGAAGACCCTAGCCTCGCACTCGATATGCTCGAGCTGAAGGCCTCCAACCTGCTCCGGCTGGCAGGCTATTCGGAAGATGGAAAGGTACAACGGTCTCTAATCTCCACAATCCTAGAGGATGAGTGGAGGGCCGGACACGAGCTTACCATAGAAAAACTGATCGAGCTGGTTTCAAACCCACCCTTCGAGAAGCTCGGCATGCTGTCGCTCGACGACGCTATCAGCAAGCGTGAGAGAAGCGAGCTATCCAGACGACTCAACGTCCTGGTCACGGACGCCGCTGCCAGAGCTTGGTTCCTCGGAGAGCCTCCGGACTTCGACCGCTGGTTCCACAAGTCCCAGGGACGAACCCCGATAAATATCGTCGACCTCCGAACCATTCCAAGCGAGGAAGGAAAACAGGTCTTCGTAGAATACCTCCTCCAAGAGCTGTTCTATTGGATCAGCAGACAAGAGGGAACCCAGACACTGCAGTATCTTCTCTACTTTGACGAGATACATGGCTACTGCCCACCCGTCCGGGAACCTCCCTCAAAGAAGATTCTGATGCACCTCATCCACGTCTCGCGAGCCTACGGCCTTGGAATCGTGATGGCGACCCAGAACCCTGTAGATGTGGATTACAAGGTAATCTCGAACGCAAACTTCCGGTTTATCGGCAATCTATCGACTCGCCAGGACATTGAGAGGGTTCGCACGGGTCTATCGCTTGGCGCTGACGCTTTCCAGGTAATATCAGGCTTGAAGACTCGCCAGCTCTACTACCAGATCTTCGATCAGGGAGAATCTGGAATTCTCAGTCCCAGATGGCTCATCAGCTACCATCGTGGACCGCTGGAACCATTAGAGATAAAGAGATTGAAAGAGGGAGCCGCTCCTGAGAAGATGACGGTTAAGGTAGCCCCGCTGGCAGTGCCGGAAGAAGTTTTCCTGCGGGACACCGACAGGAAACGGGCCAAGAAGGGCATCATAGGGGGAACAGAGGAAAAAGTCGTATTCGCTAAGACAATCTTTTTGCCATATCTGGACTTTACTTACCGGTTTCCGGCCGAACGAGGCCTACTGTCAAAGCAGACTGTGATGAGTGAAGGCCGGTCAACGGTC
This is a stretch of genomic DNA from Candidatus Bathyarchaeia archaeon. It encodes these proteins:
- a CDS encoding helix-turn-helix domain-containing protein, translated to MVRTKEGEPCCICPCPCEGIIEIIGKKWALCVLALLGNDGTLRFNKLAERLPGISAKTLTEVLKDLQRTGLVKRQAFAEIPPRVEYHLTKEGNELTMLVAPLMIWADNRTGLIKLES
- the ftcD gene encoding glutamate formimidoyltransferase, whose product is MRLVECVPNFSEGRRKDVIESIADAIRKTPGVILLDVESNPDHNRSVISFVGEPGPVKDAALAASQKAIELIDLRNHKGEHPRMGAVDVVPFVPISGISMEECVSLARAFGKEFTEKFHVPVFLYEEAATVPERKNLADVREGEFEGLRDKIGKKPARKPDFGPEKIHPTAGATAVGAREILIAYNVNLGTSDLDVAKKIAHQLRAKDGGLSFVKALGFELKERGLVQVSMNLTNYRKSQLFKAYELVKLFADRYGTPVVGSEIVGLTPMDALVDSAEFYLRLENFSRDQVLERKLFAPKPSILTDQSLALFSEEVASKKATPGGGSVSAYMGALAAGLVCMVARITLGKKDAPPSAEKLAEVVKEGEALRQRLLQLVVEDTRAFDLVMKAFKLSKDQPEVRKKAIAEATIEASEVPLSTLETSAEVLRLASEVAEKGSTNALSDLVTAVSAARAAVEGAASNVVINLASLDDQKYVEKISRKVSELRKEAAQLEEQALRIVESRIKRPRIPA
- a CDS encoding zinc ribbon domain-containing protein, with translation MKKCPGCGSIGPDEESTCGVCGENLSTVSPMTESVEQVELEDEFKRRVAERQLTRQMRKKGVVKVLGGTAAGLAILIPGLVFFSPWSMLLIPTGLTVTVTAIFGNLGRRSWSFRQGRRLMIEEEEDKERIEREQ
- a CDS encoding 8-oxo-dGTP diphosphatase, whose translation is MTIHATLCFILHDNRVLLLKKNPGLFGAGKWNAPGGKLHPNEDAEQCAVREVHEETGLVVQGPRRVGTLAFFKHDGRENPDWIAHVFLTTEFHGTIKEGKEGVLQWFPTDHPPFDQMWEDDRYWYKHAVEGRPFKGEFYFRGDFEKLVDHTIQLL
- a CDS encoding nascent polypeptide-associated complex protein translates to MMRRGKINPREANRMMQRMGMQVQQLDDVTKVIMETPTRRIVIDNPEVATVTVQGQTVYQVGGGTMREEGIGGGSDDDVKLVASQAGVSAEEATNALRQSGGDLAQAIILLKQKRNH
- a CDS encoding PUA domain-containing protein, coding for MPLQPVKPQLHELRRIRAVAAYQFGRGAEKAFPPSILIVRSPNTHRIRHVYNDGKLLATYRPKDGLLALTVNGGLALKRVFKTPKLRVTVTPGVESFIRKGGNVFAKHVTGVDPELRPQEEVLVVDKKDRLLAVGRSFFNAIEMQSFKIGLAVKVRHGVADSE
- a CDS encoding multiprotein bridging factor aMBF1; the protein is MYCEVCGNEIVGRPARSLVEGATLIVCQQCSSLGKELPGFPERKRGTARLGPVPSHTRTPLESLPKAIEESDLVEDYPEIVKEGREKLGLSQTDLAFKAKEKLTVIQKIELGKIVPTMRLTKELEHILRVKLLAPRGELEVSTVPVKQAGPRELTLGDIALVRHREPESK
- a CDS encoding DUF996 domain-containing protein, whose product is MASLSRAKTLGGVGSILVLLGAIPNVGFVLAIIGFILILVAVKNVSESVNEPGIFSNMIIAVLLAIVGLVVFGVIVIAAFLSFFNFGRVGTFTPGTVPPGFLGAIGLLIVGLVVVWVFYLVSAIFIRKSYDRIGLRLNVNMFQTTGLLYLIGAALTIVLVGILIILIAEILQIVAFFSIPDQLPPSMPPQQSWGPPTPPAPMPPSQPPTQ
- a CDS encoding helicase HerA-like domain-containing protein, with protein sequence MTKFLIGQTGDGKPFTIDPTGLTKHTIVFGATGSGKTVLCKSIMEEASSRGTPVIAIDPKGDIGCLAIRSENFSFRPFSDNEAKLLGKTPEDYSKELASQYLDSYTALARDDDELSRFVEKTDVRIFTPRSSTGLPVSMSPRLTPPKDFAKTMGEDPSLALDMLELKASNLLRLAGYSEDGKVQRSLISTILEDEWRAGHELTIEKLIELVSNPPFEKLGMLSLDDAISKRERSELSRRLNVLVTDAAARAWFLGEPPDFDRWFHKSQGRTPINIVDLRTIPSEEGKQVFVEYLLQELFYWISRQEGTQTLQYLLYFDEIHGYCPPVREPPSKKILMHLIHVSRAYGLGIVMATQNPVDVDYKVISNANFRFIGNLSTRQDIERVRTGLSLGADAFQVISGLKTRQLYYQIFDQGESGILSPRWLISYHRGPLEPLEIKRLKEGAAPEKMTVKVAPLAVPEEVFLRDTDRKRAKKGIIGGTEEKVVFAKTIFLPYLDFTYRFPAERGLLSKQTVMSEGRSTVLALREANFGFDPRLVELAPMLIDMEENSASVINGVDSTVLVSERLAELKNLLRDYEAQSEERSKQYEALPKESAAKENLKENIEFLRKTKLLRWKMFADGLQLPAKLDLDKLELLDGTLFYMPYFIAKLSRGGEARYIVWNREGREDDTIADEMTKNKKFRALIETHMLPLQ